The Carcharodon carcharias isolate sCarCar2 chromosome 23, sCarCar2.pri, whole genome shotgun sequence genome includes the window TTAAAAAAATGATTTCAATAAGCATATGAAACAATACTGAAATTAAGAGATTAATAAATAGTAAAAATAAAGCATGTTAAAAGCATCTTAGGTTTTTACATAAAAGAATCTGGGCCTTGCAAATAGTTAAATAAAATCTACTATCTTTTGCATGTGGGATGGGAGTCAAGGGGAAAATTCTCACAGGGGCCATCTTTATTTGAAAACTATGAAAGACTTTTAACACACAAAGCCTCAGCCTCTTTTGATTTTAAAATAGATTTGTCATTAAAAAACATTGTAAAATGCAGGAGCCAAACACAAATAAGATAGAGCTAGGATGAGAAGCTTCAAAGctttgctaagacttttctgagCCTAATCCTTTGTTTTGGGGGAGGGCATCTTCATACAAGGGCCCCCACACTTGGGTGGACCTTGTTCCCTTAAAAAACTGTTGTTAAGGGAAGACACAAAATGTTTATGTAAAACTTGACAAAGCCCAACCCTTCAAAAATGTACAAAAAATAGTTACATTTCACATACACTGTCTGATAAGTGGTTGCTGACATCAAAAACAATGACAAACTTAACACCTTGAaaactttgttatgaatgcatgGCAGATCTGAGGCACCTGCCGAAATCAGAGCGAGTTATCAGCTTGTATAATCAGAAACAAAATACTATAGTCGTACAATTGACAGTCTTGCTTTAAGAACAATGCACTTCATTTTAGTTACCAATCAGAGCCACATTCATGAGGTCATCATCATCGCCAATCAAAAATGCTGGGCTAGGGCGAGATGACCTTTCAGAGTTCAGGGATGTGTTCCCTGCCATTGATAAGGATTGGTCAGTTGAAATTGGAGACTTTGACCAACTTTCTTGTTTGATGCTGGAGTGAGATTTTttcttctccctgtctctgtcacggTCCCGGTCTCTGTCGCGATCCTTGTCCTTCCCTTTCTTCTTCTCCTTTTTGTGCTTTTTATGCTTTTCCAAACTGTACTCGGGGAGTGGCCGGATATCGTCATCTGAGCTCGGACTGTTCTGATGGGATTTCTCAGCAAAGGACGATCCAGATTCGCTGCCACTATCTCCACCTTGAGGAGTGTAGGCAGGAGACTTGCTGTAACTTGGTGAACAGCGTTCGTGTTTCGGTGTTGAACCGCTGAACAAGGGTGAGCCATAGTTTTTTGCACCAGTTATCTGTGGTCTCAAACCATCACCACTACCATCACTTGGTTTCTGCAAGGTTACTTTGGCCTTAAAGCTAGGAGAACCACCATCATGCTTGCTAATGATAATTTTTGCCacaccagtaccaccaccattctTGGAGTCGGAAGATTTCTTTCCACTGTCACCCGAGCTGCCCGAGACAGAGACCTTGGATTTTCCTTCTTTGTCGCTTTTCTCTCGCTTTCCCTGGTAATCTGCAGGGGACATATTGTGCTTGGATGGCAAGCTATGAGTAGAAGGCATTGTTGCTGTAGTCATTTGACCATCTGGACAGTCTTCTGTACCTGAACCGCCTACACCGCCCACACCATGTTTCAATTTGTCTATCACTGCAGTCAAGGATGGCTTCTTGGTTCGACTTGGAGATTTTCCCTTGATTAAATTTCCATGAGCATTTTGAGATGAAGACATTGAGGAAGCAGAGGAcgaggaggaagatgatgaggAGGTTGGAGGCTTCTGGCTCAAAGAACTGGAGGATGCCATACCAGAGGACTGTTTCATGCTTGAACTGGAACTAGACCCCGACATGTGAGAACTTCCTGAACCAGAGCTAACTGGGGATTTAGCTTTTGTAGGCGGCGTCCCTGGAATGGGCTTCAATGGTGATGAAAGTTTGTCCGAGTTGCCTGAAGGTCTCGAGTGGGAGGGCGACACATTGGGTTTTCCTCCAGATGGATTAACCAGGGAAGATGACTTAACTTGAGGTTTCAttttgttgctactgctgttgctggaaCTCAAGCTGCTACTACTGGTCAACCCATGCTTGGTAACTGGAGAAGAGCTGGGTTTTCCCATGGACTGAGAAGAACTCTTGGACTGGCTCGAACTGGTACTGCTTTGGCCTGGGTAAAGGCTACTGCTCATTTTGGAACTGGAAGAGCCTTCGGATTTGTTGCTTTTCACTTTGCTGGAGGAAGAGGAATTGGAGGAATGAGAGTGGTGACTTTTACTGCTGGATGAAGGGCCTGACCCAAATTGACTATGTGAAGACGATTTGCCAACCATCTCTTTGCGAATCTGAATTGTAATTTTTGGGATCGGAGGCGTAGCCCCAGTAGGTGGCGTCTGTGACCGGCTGGAACTCCCAGGAGATTTGGAACCAGTGGTGCTGGCTGGTGGAGTGAAAGGACGACTCGACACACTATGAGATGGGGACTTACTTTCTGAGTCAGTTTTCTTACGTTTTGGAGGTTTTTCTTTGCTTTTGCTTTCATTCGATGGCGTCCTGGTGCGTTTCCCAGGCTTTCCATCAATGCCTATTCCTGATAAattgctgttcccactgccatTTCCTTCCTTAGCAGATCGCTGTTTTTGAGATTTGTCCATTTTTCCGACCTCCACTGTGCTCAACAAAGGGCTCTGATTCCCACTATGTTCCATCCCATCGGATGGTCCTAAAGACTTGCTGCTGCCCGTAAACATACTGAAATCCACCATGTCTGTGTGGCTGCTCCCTTTGGAGCGATCTCCAGTGTCACCACTCATTGTCTGCACATTCATCGAGCCAAGGGCCTGTGAAGCAAAACTCTTTGTGTCGTCGACATCTCCACCCTGGCTGTTCTCATCAAAATAGCCACTCACAAAATTGCTCCCACCTTGATTATCCAATAAAAAATCCACTCCATCAGGAAAAAACTGGTTTGAAGAGTCACTGGTTGGAGTAGCAGTAGCATCTGCTATTAAATCTGCAGGATCAGTGTATGTGTTCTCATTACCTTCACCTTGAAAAACATCCGTGTCAAACGTGCTGTTTACAGCAGAATGAGAAGAGTTTGAAGAATCACGGACAGGCGTCCCAATGGACTGGCAATTGTCCCCAGTGGTGGCCAGCTTTGCTGTCTGTTCTGCTATATCGGATAGAATCTCTGTGACATCAGCTCCAATGCTGTCCGTACTAGGTAGCCGCACCATTCTCTGCATACTGGATTGCTGAGAGTGCACCACTGTTGGAGGGTATGTAGTAGGGGGTGTGTTACATTGACTGGGGGCAGGGGTGATGTGCGGAGTGTCCAAAGAATCTCCGGCCAGGTTTACATCAAAGACACTGTTCGGAGCATCAAAGTCCATGGATATGAGTTCTCTCTGGAAGTCCTCTTCAGTCTGTTGCTGCTTGGGCTTATCTGTTTGTGACCTCGTCCTCTTCTTTTTCTGTTTCGTGCTGCCTGAAGCCGCATCAATTCTAGGAGAGCTCGATGAAGAATTTTGTCTCTCCAAGGGGCTACTATTATACAGTGTAGAGAAATCCTGGCTTGGGTTGTCCTTGAGTAGGTTCATGAGCATGGGGTGATTTTTGGTATTACTTGCAGGGGAAGATACTGGTGGTGGTGTATGACCGGGTGGTGTGGGGCTTGAACCAATGGATGAACCGACACTCCCTGTAATTTGCAGTAAACTAGTCAGAATGGGATTCTGGTTTACTTTAAAGGAATCCTCCCCGTGCCCTGATTCGTGCCTTTCCTTCACGCCCATGTTTCCCAAATTGAAGATGGTGGAGATGGGCCCGGGAAAGGTACTGGTCGGAGTCGTGGTGCCGCTTGCTGGATTGTTGCCCAGTTGTGTGCTGTAGCCTGGACTGGTGGCGGGGGGTGGATTCCTTTTCAGCATGTCCTCAACGGTCTCTGCAATAAGGGGTAAGGCCGGTGTGTCTGCTTGGATGGTCTCAGCTTTTCGACGGATTGCTCGCATCGTCACGGGGATGGACATGCATCTGTAAAACATAAGTGGCATCAGTAACGTCACCCAAGTTTATTTTCATTCATCAgtgaccccctccccaccaaccccaaagTTTATTCACGGTACAATACTGTTCAGCTTGACCTGAAAgtggaattcaataaaataaGAAGCATCTTTGAATTTATCAGCAACTCAGCAATATGAACAGATGTGAGCCCACTCCATTCCACAATACACTTTACATAATACATAGAGGAGAAAGCCCATTCAAGCTCATTCATTCAGAAGTCATGTCACAGTATCTAACTCAAATAATTCAACATTTTCGTACACCACATTGATGGAGGTTATTCCACATATTGAAGATCCTTTATGAAAACAAACTGTTGCAGTCTTAAAGTTACCTTTTCTGTACTctatcttttttttatttgttcatgggatgtgggcattgctggctcggccagcatttattgcccatccccaactgcccttgttcagtgggcatttaagggtcaaccacattgacgTGGGTctgggtgaggatggcagatttccttccctaatggaagacattagtgaaccagatgggtttttatgacattcaGCAAttagacttaattccagatttttattggattcaaattctaccatccggattcaaacccgggtccccagagcattaccccatggtctctggaatactagtgataataccactgtcccaccacctccctcctctTATGTAGTGTCGCCCACTAGCTGCCTTTTTTCTAACATTGCTACTTGAAGACCAACCAGAAACAGAATGCGTTAAAAGAAGTAACTAATGTAACAGCTTTTTAAAGAGTACCATTTGATGTTAACTGGCAGCCCAAAAGTGGTTTGCCTCCCAACTGAGAAATGAATGAGTTATTAACAGGTTATTCAGCTATGGGTAGTATCACAATCTACCCCAATTTTTTTTCACCTGATGTCCCAACTTTTCCAGGAGAACTAGCAGCAAAGTGATTAGGGGTGGGATACTCGAGCTGAATCTTCCTCTCGAGCCCAGAATGCTGATCTCAAATTCAGCCCAAGAGCTTCTGTTCTTTATGTTTCAATGCTAAACCAAACAAGGTCTCTTCCCACTAAACTACTGGAGAATGTGATCTCCAGAATTCTGgtataaatctcaaaatgctatTGAATAAAGATGGAAAGAGTTATTCGATGACTGTTAATCAGTAAATCCCACCCAGAACCCTCCTTTTTCTGGAATACATTCAGTATAGAGAAGACCCTTACCTCTGTACCACTCTGGTAATGAAGTCATCAGTACAGATGAGTGCATCGGACAGTCCTTTATAGAGCTTACAGCTCACTTGCCTGGAGTCCAGCACATCCATCACAACTGGCAAAATAAACAGCATTGAAAATTGAAATGGAGAAGCTACACCTGAGAACAGAACTGAGTACTGATTACTCTTTGAGAGCCTTCAAAATAACACATTGATTGTTTAGAGCAAAGGTGACATTTAAACATAATTGAacgagatgcagagtctgagaaaGTCTAGagatcattttaaaattattttggtAAAAGGCATAGCTCAGAGGTAGAGCTTTTGACCGAAGATCAAGAAGCCCTCAGTTCAAAGCTGGGTACCCCCTCCTTGACCTTTATTTAATGGTGGCAAAAGAAACAGAGGCCACATAGTGAGTTGTTGTAATCTAGAAAGCGCTCCCTGAAAAGGGagatggaagcaggttcaataataccttcaaaagggaattggataaatactcgaagAGGAAGAAatttacaggactatggggaaacagCAGAAATGGGGACTAATTCTTTCAAGGAGCTGGCGCATGTACGTAGAGCTGAATTTGTGCTGTCAGATGCTATGATTTTAAGAGGCTCGCCAGATGGTTGAATGCACCGACCAACATGCACACAGGACGATCCCAGGTTTAGTCGCTGGTCTGTGCTTAGTGGGCTCAGCTACAATACCCGTCATGGTTGGACAGAACACAGGCATTTGCTACCTATCTTAGGCTTATACATGAAAAATGGCCATTTGGACAAAATACTGCTGGGCACTGTCTGTATAAACTGCACTTCAGCACCAATCAAAGGGCAAAAATTCAGAGAAAAAGGCACTCTGAAAAAAAACTGCACCATAACAAATGTAGATCTTGTGTTGCTGCAGGTATTTTATGAGCAGTTACAAAAACTGATGTTTCAGAACCTAGTCCCAGTAACGAGTATTGTACAAAATGGTTTTCCCGTCAGGTCACAACAAACTAGCCAAAGATTTGGGTTAGTAAAGCAGTATACCACAGACGAGCGAGTCATTGACTGGGTGCTGGAAGGACAGGCTGAAGCTGGTATCAGTCAGTGGGCACACCTCAAATTGCAAACGACCAGGTAAATCTGTAATGAAACAATTCACACTTAATAAGAAAGCAGTGCAGGAAAGGAATAAAcgtcctttctttttaaaaaggaagACAAGTTTACAATTGTTCTGATCAACAGGTTGGAAGGTGCGGTCCCTGCTGTTTCTTTTCACTCCGGGAATGAGGTCGAACCCTGATTTGACCAACAATTTTTCCTCTGTCTGTTGTTAACAAATTAACTTGGGATTGTCATCCAGTTCTTAAGTGAGCATGAGCTAATAGATGTTCTTAAAATTATGAAATTCTTTGCAAGGATCAATATCAAAAGGTTGCTTCCCTCTTTATTCCAGTACAAAAAATCTTCACAATTTTCACACCTTTCATCATAACCCTCATTCTACTAGCCTTATGGCTTTAACATGCTACAAATACTGAACTCCATCTAATATTCCAACTATGCCCCAGCCAATTTCTCACTTCCTTGCCTTTATATTAAATGACCCTGTGCatagagttcaaatctcactatggcaGGTTAcaaaattgaattcaacaaatttgGCAATTAAAAGCAAATACCAGAACGGCGATCATGATAGCTgccagattgttgtaaagacaCAACTGGTCCATGGATAAACTTCAGTATAGAAAAGCTGCTGGCCAGTACCTGACTGCTATTTCACAATGCAGTTGATTCTGAAGGCCCACTGAAGTGGCCTAGGAAGCTTTTAGGCTGTAAAAACAATTACCCAGCAATTCAGGAAAAAGATCTGCCACTTTGAGGGCAAACAGTGAGTGATGGACCCATAAAAGTGAAGTTGTTATGGCACCCACTTGTTCATAACACATGTAAAAAGAACAACAATTTCAGGACTTTTGACTGTTGCTCTCTGGGTACGTGAATACACAGCCTTAAACAATATATTACATAATTTGGAAAGATAGACATTCTGGCCAGTTGAGCAGGAGCAAAACAAGCAATGAGGACCGGAAAACCCTGAATAAGCTGGATAGGTGAACTCCGTTTTCTGGCAGGATCTCAGACGGACCTGATGTGGCCTGGCTGGAAACAAGGCATGTTTTCATTTAAATATAATAGACTGAAATGATTTCTGACTGACTCTACAGGATGTTCACTTCACCTATTTGGAATGGGCCCAAGGGACAGCACCGTAGCAACGgcatttttaaaagattttttttctagcattttgttCCATTTTACAGCACATTTGTTTGCATaatctctgatttttttttttgctgagtgTGCATAATGAGAAACCTTCTTGAAAAATGTTACACTTCAAATGCAGTATTTTTGAGGTGGTATAAGGTGAAAGgctgcattccaggatgatcagcaggtacaaaagctagTCTGTGCACACCCACTTGTTATGCCTCAAACCATGCCCGCTACTGGCCAAGTGTAATTGGTCCTACAAGTTCCAGGTCAGCATGAAGCCAGTTGCAGGCTGATGCCACCTTCCGCAAAGAGACCGGCAGCCAACCTGCAACACAGGGAGCACAGCACAGAGTTGAAGTCACTTTTTCACCACCACTTCCTGGAATGCTAAATAGCACAAAAGTGAGTACCATTGAGCaaccaggggttggggggggggggggggggggggggggttttgggTGCAGCTCACTCAATGACAAGCTCACACACTTGGTTTGCTGCCTGCAGATTTATCTTGCCAACAAGGTGATTTTGTTGGGCCACCTTTTCTCCCCAAATAGCCCTTTGTGAATGGACAAAACATACTTACAACCTTTACAAAAAGGTTTATTATCCACCTGCCCTTTAAAGGCTACTGGCATGCTGAAATTTCTGCCCCTTCCCTTTCTCAGTGCTCAGCCCTATGAGCCAGAAACTGACCATGAATAAGTAGTGAGGGGCAACCCTGAAAAACACTTGGGAAAGCTGCCATGCTGGTAAGTGTTGTGTTTGCTGCACAGACATTCCATCAGACTTCACGGTGTCACAACAAATCCATCCTGTCGTCTTTTCAAGGGTAAAAATTGTCACAAGGAAGTTGGTAGCATATATTTGTTTAGTTGCAGAAGGTATTTTCAACCATTAAATAGCAGAACTGACAAGTTCCTGTTTGCCCCACAGGGGAGTACAAATCTGAGCACAGCTGTTTTGTAAAGGATAAACATAAAATCCCAATATGCAGGGCAATCAGGTTCTTTCATGCAACACCTCGACATACCTTCCTTCAGTACAGTCCTTTTCACACAGCTCCCAATCAGTGTGTTGTAGGACACTTGGTGTCGGATAAGTTCTAGAATCTGAGGCACCTGGCCTGGGTGCCGGAAAGGGATTTTATGAAGCAGCGCTCCCCGCAGGCACCTTCCATCATGGATTGGGGCGTCCTTGTTCAGAAAGTAGCAATGCTGCTGGCCTGGCAAAGACTGGCAAAACACCAACatcaaatgtttaatttagttaaaTATGTCATGAATTCCCAAATTAAGCAGAATGAAACAATCATGTTTCCAGTTAACCTGCAAAATACATTTATCATAGATGTTATCCAGAGGAAGATACTAGTCAAAATGCAGGGCTTTCttcatttctttttctctctcccaccacccatTCCACCTTGCTTAAATGTACAGAACAGAAGTCACCCAAAAGAAACAGTGAAAGACTGTGTGTCTGCCATATGCAACTACTTGAAAATTGACAGGGTTTTTGAATATTTAATTCAGAAGATATAACCTCAACTTGCTCTCCATCTTTCTAAAAGACTATGAGACTTGCTACTTTACAGTTTCACAGAGTTTGAGAGACCTCCTTCATGTGTAAGTGAGGACAGTGAACCACAGACATTTAACTGTGGAGGAAATCAGAGTCAAATCTGGCTTTGCTCTTACCAAATGCCCACACAGCTGCTTACTCTCCAAGAGAGGTGCCTATGAATAGTAAGCAGGAGCAGTGGCTGATGCTTCCGCTCCTAAATCTAAACATGGGTGGGGCTAACAGTGTCCCAGCTGAGGTCAGCTGACTCATCATGTAGAACCACAAATCAGCTAATAAATAAATCAACAGTAATGTTTTAAATGAATAACCAGGATTATAACAAGTCTATAAATTCCAGTATTACTGTCACTCACGGCATAAAACCGCATGTTGTGTTTCAAAGTTGATGAGGTGCCATCCTTCCCTGAGAGTACAAACTGCGTGATCAGTTCATAGAGTGGAACTAGAGTGGCAGGAGGATCGAACAGCGGGATACCTGTCCAGAAAGATACATGGTCATGGGAAGAAATAGTGAACTTGTGATTCTTCTGTTAAGACTATGTATCAAATATAATGGGCACATATCTAAGTTCTGGTTGATTTTTGAGCTAAAAGCACAACAAACTGTATACACTATCCATTCCTTTTAAAAAGAACATGGTGAAATATGTTACAGTAAATGCTCATTCTACAGATTACTATGGTCTATAATCCATTTCTACCAATAGGGTGCAACAGAAACATTTACTTTATTCTCTTGTAGTATCTGCTTTCACGACTAGATGGCATGAgcatgctttttaaaattcagcagTAGATTACTTAGTGTCCAAAGTTAACAGTCTCAAATTCTATTTTGAAAACATTTTAAACTCAAACTATTACTTAGACTAAAGTGGTTGATCCTGGACAAGGGGAACAGGGCAGTTTCAATTTAAAAATCCAATCTTTCCCTGCCCAATTTCCTCCCCTTCTCTCAGAAACGTGTGGGGTACAGCCTTCTGCTTTCTTGCCTCATCAGCTACTTATCACATATTCACCTGGAGGCAAATGTGGGCAGCTACtgtccggggtgggggtggtggtggtggtggtggtggtggtggtggtggtggtggtggtggtggtggtggtggtggtggtggtggtggtgggggggggggggggggggggggggggggggggcataggGTTGAATCCACAAGGTGATCACAGACAAGGCCGATTCTGCTCCTAATCAAATTTCAAACACATAACAGAAGCAAGAACCCTGGATGACTTTATCTTTCTAAACTCTCTCCAATCTAGGGGCACTGAGTTCAATTACTATTCCATAGCTGCGATCAGCAACATATCTGGGAGTCAACCAAACAGCTCTTTGGTAGTTTCTGATCTTTCTGACACTGTGCATCTGGTTTTCCTTATGGAACAGTTGTTTGAAGGGTAATATTGGAGAGAAGACACACTTGCTTCCTGagccctatgctctggaattccttcccaaagcctctccacctctctctctcctcctttaagaaactccttaaaacctacctcatgtCATCTGCCTTattatctccttatatggctcagtgtcacattttgatTGATAATGGTTCTGTGCAGTGCCTTGGCATACTTTACTACGTGTCAAGaggatataataattctcaatgttattggaatttattgtaaaatagagtaatagtgggatgtgtatgtgtgagatttaattgaattagaagcatctagtctgggtgctttgatctaagaggagaggttaggtttgaactgttaattagataaacatggggaagtttagaaacatagttgttaaggaaacatttgcattttgaaataaaccagactagattgttttcaatggAGGGATGAAAAGTgtcacctaaccaggtgaagtttcgaaacagtgtgtttatttttcccaaagattactggtaaaacctaGTGCtctgagagggttttattattaGGGAgggaaagtccaaagacatagtgaaacaatgggtatttgcattcaaagagaaagatatgtgtAAAGAAGGAGCAAGAACTGTGTggaagggaaggcatttttaaaatCCTACAAGTGCGTGAaaaaccttcagcatctatgcctcaagctgctgtctttaaAGGAccaaagttaagaaaactcactctgAAGttaacttgttcagggtatcatgtttctttgcctgggtcttttaaaatctgtgtttcTTACTGTTGCCtcaacgaaagtgtaactgggagttagattgagcagtggatttagaaattatcattgtagtaatttgtagatctatgaatgtatttaaagtcatttcttctattaataaatgtttaatttagttttgtaaaaacctattagacttggtggtcttgttactactgaattcagggcatgcatttcaaaatttatacaaattgcaaaacaagttgtggcagttgtttcaagtttccctttgggatttgaacaatccGGCGTTTACCATCAGCTGCGCCACAACATAGCTGGGAGTTCTTTGCGGGATATATTTGATATTCCTTgatttttttggagttggtgaatcttaa containing:
- the med1 gene encoding mediator of RNA polymerase II transcription subunit 1 isoform X1 is translated as MAALQGFPVSVSYSHSGSADTSAGPQPQHQPPHAERSKEEATEAEKLSKMNSLLEKLHAKYSQTRPWTETAKLVRQAMEKRGIMNTGGHQHLIACLETLQKALKVMSLPAMTDRLESIARQNGLGSHLSPSGTECYITSDMFYVEVLLDPTGQVCDVKVAHHGENPVSCQELVQYLREKNFLEFSKHLKGLVNLYKLPGDNKLKTKMYLALQSLELDLSKMAHMFRLATNASNLDTILQGSVGYLTPRSGGHLMNLKYYISPYDLFEEGTGAPMNLNENNVPRSLGMNVFVTIEGPTGMCKLPIAPLITGSHPTDNKGTPSFSSVTNANSVDLPACFFLKFPRPIPVSAFCIQKLQNFLGIPLFDPPATLVPLYELITQFVLSGKDGTSSTLKHNMRFYASLPGQQHCYFLNKDAPIHDGRCLRGALLHKIPFRHPGQVPQILELIRHQVSYNTLIGSCVKRTVLKEDLPGRLQFEVCPLTDTSFSLSFQHPVNDSLVCVVMDVLDSRQVSCKLYKGLSDALICTDDFITRVVQRCMSIPVTMRAIRRKAETIQADTPALPLIAETVEDMLKRNPPPATSPGYSTQLGNNPASGTTTPTSTFPGPISTIFNLGNMGVKERHESGHGEDSFKVNQNPILTSLLQITGSVGSSIGSSPTPPGHTPPPVSSPASNTKNHPMLMNLLKDNPSQDFSTLYNSSPLERQNSSSSSPRIDAASGSTKQKKKRTRSQTDKPKQQQTEEDFQRELISMDFDAPNSVFDVNLAGDSLDTPHITPAPSQCNTPPTTYPPTVVHSQQSSMQRMVRLPSTDSIGADVTEILSDIAEQTAKLATTGDNCQSIGTPVRDSSNSSHSAVNSTFDTDVFQGEGNENTYTDPADLIADATATPTSDSSNQFFPDGVDFLLDNQGGSNFVSGYFDENSQGGDVDDTKSFASQALGSMNVQTMSGDTGDRSKGSSHTDMVDFSMFTGSSKSLGPSDGMEHSGNQSPLLSTVEVGKMDKSQKQRSAKEGNGSGNSNLSGIGIDGKPGKRTRTPSNESKSKEKPPKRKKTDSESKSPSHSVSSRPFTPPASTTGSKSPGSSSRSQTPPTGATPPIPKITIQIRKEMVGKSSSHSQFGSGPSSSSKSHHSHSSNSSSSSKVKSNKSEGSSSSKMSSSLYPGQSSTSSSQSKSSSQSMGKPSSSPVTKHGLTSSSSLSSSNSSSNKMKPQVKSSSLVNPSGGKPNVSPSHSRPSGNSDKLSSPLKPIPGTPPTKAKSPVSSGSGSSHMSGSSSSSSMKQSSGMASSSSLSQKPPTSSSSSSSSSASSMSSSQNAHGNLIKGKSPSRTKKPSLTAVIDKLKHGVGGVGGSGTEDCPDGQMTTATMPSTHSLPSKHNMSPADYQGKREKSDKEGKSKVSVSGSSGDSGKKSSDSKNGGGTGVAKIIISKHDGGSPSFKAKVTLQKPSDGSGDGLRPQITGAKNYGSPLFSGSTPKHERCSPSYSKSPAYTPQGGDSGSESGSSFAEKSHQNSPSSDDDIRPLPEYSLEKHKKHKKEKKKGKDKDRDRDRDRDRDREKKKSHSSIKQESWSKSPISTDQSLSMAGNTSLNSERSSRPSPAFLIGDDDDLMNVALIGN
- the med1 gene encoding mediator of RNA polymerase II transcription subunit 1 isoform X2, whose amino-acid sequence is MAALQGFPVSVSYSHSGSADTSAGPQPQHQPPHAERSKEEATEAEKLSKMNSLLEKLHAKYSQTRPWTETAKLVRQAMEKRGIMNTGGHQHLIACLETLQKALKVMSLPAMTDRLESIARQNGLGSHLSPSGTECYITSDMFYVEVLLDPTGQVCDVKVAHHGENPVSCQELVQYLREKNFLEFSKHLKGLVNLYKLPGDNKLKTKMYLALQSLELDLSKMAHMFRLATNASNLDTILQGSVGYLTPRSGGHLMNLKYYISPYDLFEEGTGAPMNLNENNVPRSLGMNVFVTIEGPTGMCKLPIAPLITGSHPTDNKGTPSFSSVTNANSVDLPACFFLKFPRPIPVSAFCIQKLQNFLGIPLFDPPATLVPLYELITQFVLSGKDGTSSTLKHNMRFYASLPGQQHCYFLNKDAPIHDGRCLRGALLHKIPFRHPGQVPQILELIRHQVSYNTLIGSCVKRTVLKEVVMDVLDSRQVSCKLYKGLSDALICTDDFITRVVQRCMSIPVTMRAIRRKAETIQADTPALPLIAETVEDMLKRNPPPATSPGYSTQLGNNPASGTTTPTSTFPGPISTIFNLGNMGVKERHESGHGEDSFKVNQNPILTSLLQITGSVGSSIGSSPTPPGHTPPPVSSPASNTKNHPMLMNLLKDNPSQDFSTLYNSSPLERQNSSSSSPRIDAASGSTKQKKKRTRSQTDKPKQQQTEEDFQRELISMDFDAPNSVFDVNLAGDSLDTPHITPAPSQCNTPPTTYPPTVVHSQQSSMQRMVRLPSTDSIGADVTEILSDIAEQTAKLATTGDNCQSIGTPVRDSSNSSHSAVNSTFDTDVFQGEGNENTYTDPADLIADATATPTSDSSNQFFPDGVDFLLDNQGGSNFVSGYFDENSQGGDVDDTKSFASQALGSMNVQTMSGDTGDRSKGSSHTDMVDFSMFTGSSKSLGPSDGMEHSGNQSPLLSTVEVGKMDKSQKQRSAKEGNGSGNSNLSGIGIDGKPGKRTRTPSNESKSKEKPPKRKKTDSESKSPSHSVSSRPFTPPASTTGSKSPGSSSRSQTPPTGATPPIPKITIQIRKEMVGKSSSHSQFGSGPSSSSKSHHSHSSNSSSSSKVKSNKSEGSSSSKMSSSLYPGQSSTSSSQSKSSSQSMGKPSSSPVTKHGLTSSSSLSSSNSSSNKMKPQVKSSSLVNPSGGKPNVSPSHSRPSGNSDKLSSPLKPIPGTPPTKAKSPVSSGSGSSHMSGSSSSSSMKQSSGMASSSSLSQKPPTSSSSSSSSSASSMSSSQNAHGNLIKGKSPSRTKKPSLTAVIDKLKHGVGGVGGSGTEDCPDGQMTTATMPSTHSLPSKHNMSPADYQGKREKSDKEGKSKVSVSGSSGDSGKKSSDSKNGGGTGVAKIIISKHDGGSPSFKAKVTLQKPSDGSGDGLRPQITGAKNYGSPLFSGSTPKHERCSPSYSKSPAYTPQGGDSGSESGSSFAEKSHQNSPSSDDDIRPLPEYSLEKHKKHKKEKKKGKDKDRDRDRDRDRDREKKKSHSSIKQESWSKSPISTDQSLSMAGNTSLNSERSSRPSPAFLIGDDDDLMNVALIGN